Proteins encoded together in one Amphritea japonica ATCC BAA-1530 window:
- a CDS encoding SDR family oxidoreductase, with the protein MSQTVVVTGASRGIGLSFCRLYQSRGYEVYAVCRSASEELTSLGVHIIDGVNVTQSQGLERMRSVLENVSIDLLINNAGILRSEVLGDIDPDSIRQQFETNALAPLLVTEALMDGLAANAKVALITSRMGSVTDNTSGGRYGYRMSKSALNIAGVSLAHDLKPQGIAVAILHPGLVGTEMIGGHGDITPDQAAERLTQRIDELTLESSGTFWHSNGDILPW; encoded by the coding sequence ATGTCTCAAACGGTTGTTGTTACTGGCGCAAGCCGGGGTATTGGTCTGTCTTTTTGTCGTTTGTATCAGTCGCGTGGGTATGAAGTTTATGCGGTGTGCAGAAGTGCCTCTGAGGAACTTACGTCGCTCGGTGTACATATTATCGACGGCGTTAATGTAACCCAGTCACAGGGGCTAGAGCGTATGCGTTCGGTGCTGGAAAATGTCAGCATTGATTTACTGATTAATAACGCCGGTATCCTGCGTAGTGAAGTACTGGGGGATATCGACCCTGATTCGATTCGTCAGCAATTTGAAACCAATGCACTGGCGCCTTTGCTGGTGACAGAGGCCTTAATGGATGGTCTGGCGGCGAATGCAAAAGTGGCGTTGATTACGAGCCGGATGGGGTCAGTAACTGATAACACCAGCGGTGGGCGTTATGGTTATCGCATGTCTAAATCTGCACTGAATATAGCCGGTGTCTCTTTGGCTCATGATCTCAAGCCTCAAGGTATTGCTGTCGCCATTCTACACCCAGGACTGGTCGGTACAGAGATGATCGGTGGTCATGGAGATATCACCCCAGATCAGGCTGCAGAACGGCTTACACAGCGTATAGATGAACTGACACTGGAAAGTAGTGGCACGTTCTGGCATTCGAATGGTGATATTTTACCCTGGTGA
- a CDS encoding GlxA family transcriptional regulator has protein sequence MTLSTALDPIKDYQKATRVGFLLLDNFTMFALSSSIEPLRMANQLSGLELYSWHMVSETGAPVSASDGLSFTPDFSFADMPEFDLLIVCGGVDITRSFTKKQVSWLQLMGRRGVTLGGICTGAYLLAHAGLLDGYDCSTHWECMASLQELYPKVNCNNRLFSVDRNRMTSSGGISPMDMFLHMVSLQHGPKLSMAVSDMFICDRIRSEFDQQKVPLRQLHNCGESKPKLVDVIELMENNLEEPIGLDELAKFVDVSRRQLERMFLKYLNCSPSRYYLKLRLDRARQLLKQSSMAIVEISTACGFVSTPHFSRCYRKHIGISPRDERKGVWATNTPVEVEEQPLGDGFLANIKRSVSVLNSAQTEPSFGSVAI, from the coding sequence ATGACGTTATCTACTGCATTGGATCCGATTAAGGATTACCAAAAAGCTACTCGGGTAGGATTTCTACTGCTCGATAATTTTACTATGTTTGCTCTTTCCTCATCGATAGAACCGTTGAGAATGGCGAATCAGCTTTCAGGTCTGGAACTGTATAGCTGGCACATGGTATCCGAGACCGGTGCACCGGTAAGCGCCAGTGATGGATTAAGCTTCACACCAGATTTTTCATTCGCGGATATGCCCGAGTTCGATCTGTTGATTGTTTGTGGTGGTGTGGATATAACGCGCAGCTTTACTAAAAAACAAGTTAGCTGGCTTCAGTTGATGGGCCGTCGGGGTGTAACACTGGGGGGAATCTGTACCGGAGCCTATCTGTTGGCTCATGCGGGTTTACTGGATGGTTATGATTGCAGTACTCATTGGGAATGTATGGCTTCATTGCAGGAGCTCTACCCTAAAGTGAACTGCAACAACCGCTTGTTTTCGGTAGATCGAAACAGGATGACATCCTCCGGTGGTATCTCGCCTATGGATATGTTTCTGCATATGGTTTCGCTGCAACATGGGCCAAAACTGTCTATGGCCGTATCGGATATGTTTATCTGTGACCGGATACGCAGCGAGTTTGATCAACAGAAGGTGCCTTTGCGTCAGCTGCATAACTGCGGTGAAAGTAAACCTAAGTTGGTTGATGTGATTGAGTTGATGGAAAATAATCTCGAAGAGCCCATTGGCCTGGATGAACTGGCAAAGTTCGTAGATGTTTCACGCCGGCAACTGGAAAGAATGTTTCTGAAATACCTGAACTGTTCTCCTTCTCGTTACTATCTCAAGTTGCGCCTTGACCGGGCACGTCAGTTATTAAAGCAATCGAGCATGGCGATTGTAGAAATATCCACAGCCTGTGGTTTTGTATCAACGCCACACTTCAGTCGCTGCTACCGTAAACATATCGGTATATCGCCCAGAGATGAGCGTAAAGGAGTGTGGGCGACCAATACCCCGGTTGAGGTGGAAGAGCAGCCATTGGGTGATGGTTTCCTTGCCAATATTAAGCGCTCAGTATCGGTATTGAATTCCGCGCAGACGGAACCCAGTTTTGGATCGGTAGCGATCTGA
- the fdhA gene encoding formaldehyde dehydrogenase, glutathione-independent yields the protein MCSNHANRGVVYKGPGEVAVEAIPFPELSIGKRKCNHGVILRVLTTNICGSDQHMVRGRTTAQSGLVLGHEITGQIIECGNDVEFLKPGDIVSVPFNIACGRCRNCKEGNTGICLNVNPARPGAAYGYVDMGGWVGGQSEYVMVPYADFNLLKFPDSDQAMDKIRDLTLLSDIFPTGFHGCVTAGVGPGSTVYIAGAGPVGLAAAVSAQLLGAACVIVGDMIEDRLEQARSFGCETIDLRQEGEMADKLEVILGEREVDAFVDCVGFEAHACGCNHGVEAPATVLNSAMDITRAGGQIGIPGLYVTADPGAVDEAAQEGALSMRFGLGWAKSHSFHTGQCPVMKYHRPLMQAILFDKVDIAKAVNVQMISLDQAPEGYADFDGGAAKKFVIDPHGSVAA from the coding sequence ATGTGTAGCAATCATGCCAACCGTGGTGTCGTCTATAAAGGCCCGGGTGAAGTCGCTGTTGAAGCGATCCCCTTTCCAGAACTATCAATCGGTAAACGTAAGTGTAACCACGGTGTTATTCTGCGAGTTTTGACCACGAATATCTGTGGTTCTGATCAGCATATGGTGCGCGGCCGTACTACGGCGCAATCCGGTTTAGTACTCGGACACGAAATTACTGGCCAGATCATCGAGTGCGGTAACGATGTTGAGTTTCTCAAGCCTGGCGACATTGTCTCTGTACCCTTCAACATAGCCTGCGGCCGTTGCCGCAACTGTAAAGAAGGCAACACCGGCATCTGCCTAAACGTAAACCCTGCCCGTCCTGGCGCTGCCTATGGCTATGTCGATATGGGTGGTTGGGTAGGCGGTCAGTCAGAATATGTGATGGTTCCTTATGCAGACTTTAACCTGTTGAAGTTCCCTGACTCCGACCAGGCGATGGATAAAATACGAGACCTGACACTGCTATCTGATATTTTCCCTACCGGTTTCCACGGTTGTGTTACCGCCGGCGTAGGACCAGGCTCAACGGTGTACATCGCTGGCGCTGGCCCTGTTGGCCTGGCCGCAGCGGTCTCTGCACAGTTATTAGGCGCAGCCTGTGTCATTGTTGGTGACATGATTGAAGATCGACTAGAGCAAGCACGCAGCTTTGGTTGTGAGACTATTGATCTGCGCCAGGAAGGCGAGATGGCCGATAAACTGGAAGTAATTCTGGGCGAACGCGAAGTCGATGCATTTGTTGACTGTGTAGGCTTTGAAGCCCACGCCTGCGGTTGCAACCACGGTGTTGAAGCCCCTGCAACGGTGCTGAACTCCGCAATGGACATCACCCGTGCCGGTGGCCAGATCGGTATTCCTGGCTTGTATGTTACCGCAGACCCGGGTGCCGTCGATGAAGCCGCTCAAGAAGGCGCTCTAAGCATGCGCTTCGGACTGGGCTGGGCTAAATCCCATTCATTCCATACCGGACAGTGTCCGGTCATGAAATATCACCGTCCTCTGATGCAGGCGATTCTGTTTGATAAGGTAGATATCGCCAAGGCGGTTAACGTGCAGATGATATCTCTGGATCAGGCACCTGAAGGTTACGCTGACTTCGATGGTGGTGCAGCGAAAAAATTCGTAATCGATCCACACGGTTCGGTCGCGGCATAA
- a CDS encoding 3'-5' exonuclease, whose amino-acid sequence MTDSIAVNWPELFQEQALTTQDERLRAFYEHGTVAGNTPLSDVPFVSLDFETTGLDAGSDEIISIGLVPFDLNRIRLREARHWLLKPRSAMKDESIVIHGITHTELNDAPDLNRVLGQVLEAIAGRIVVVHYRYIEREFLNAALKKRINEGISFPVVDTMQLEAMLYRQGVANTLKRLIGKKQESIRLGDSRSRYNLPHYGQHHALTDAISTAELLQAQIRHRYSEITPLSHIWV is encoded by the coding sequence GTGACAGACTCTATCGCAGTAAACTGGCCTGAGCTATTTCAGGAACAAGCGCTCACCACTCAGGATGAGCGGTTACGGGCATTTTACGAACATGGCACCGTTGCCGGGAATACGCCCCTGTCTGATGTTCCCTTTGTTTCCTTAGATTTTGAAACTACCGGGCTTGATGCGGGCAGTGATGAGATTATCAGCATTGGTTTGGTACCATTTGACCTGAATAGAATTCGCCTGCGGGAAGCTCGCCACTGGTTACTGAAGCCGCGTAGCGCGATGAAAGATGAATCCATTGTTATTCATGGTATTACGCATACTGAGTTAAATGATGCTCCGGATCTGAACCGGGTACTGGGGCAAGTGCTGGAGGCTATCGCAGGCAGGATTGTGGTAGTGCATTATCGTTATATTGAGCGTGAGTTTCTTAATGCTGCGCTAAAAAAACGTATCAACGAGGGGATTAGTTTTCCTGTTGTGGACACGATGCAACTGGAAGCGATGTTATACCGTCAGGGCGTCGCAAATACGCTAAAGCGACTGATAGGGAAAAAGCAGGAATCGATTCGGCTGGGGGATAGCCGAAGTCGCTATAACCTGCCGCATTATGGTCAGCATCACGCATTGACTGATGCGATTTCAACCGCCGAACTGCTGCAAGCTCAAATACGCCATCGCTATAGTGAAATTACACCGTTGAGTCATATCTGGGTTTAA
- a CDS encoding DUF294 nucleotidyltransferase-like domain-containing protein: protein MHAEQIEVAGFLKQYPPFDSLPDEVVDDIACQAEISYYRSGHDIYQFGDEIHDLCVIRSGAVEIYRRNGDLYNRLSEGDLFGQLGLLMNNKIRLPARALEDSLIYFIPEALFTELCDRFDAFAYFVEMDDNRLRQAISSKQESNDLMASKVTRLISRDPVCLDASATIRHAAQYMTAEGVSSILIMQAAGSNREDDEPEQSVVGILTDRDLRSRVVAPGLDLDTPVTEVMTAEPVTLDEDAYAFEAMLTMLRFNLHHLPILENGCPVGVLATSDIVRYESQSSLYLVSNIMRQTSVEELAQLQPQISACFVRMVNEDANSHMIGSAMSVIGRCFKQRLLELAEEQLGAPPIRYCFLALGSMARDEQLLMTDQDNALILDNSFDAEKHGAYFEALAKFVSDGLNTCGYVYCSGNIMATNPEWRKTRQEWEAIFADWVENPDPEALLNCSIFFDLDGVFGKTKWADQLNTFIVRKAKRSPRFLASLARNALSRTPPLGFFKGFVMEKDGQHRNSINLKRRGTAPLSDLIRVHAMAVGSRAQNSFERLDDVVKAGILPAGRENDLRDAMEFIAMVRIRHQALDVETDRDVDNSVEPENLTDFERRNLKEAFQVLSNSQRFLKFRYPYTRK, encoded by the coding sequence ATGCACGCAGAACAGATTGAAGTTGCCGGGTTTCTTAAACAGTATCCACCGTTTGACAGCCTGCCGGATGAGGTTGTCGATGATATAGCTTGTCAGGCGGAAATTTCATATTACCGCTCCGGTCATGATATCTACCAGTTCGGCGATGAAATACATGATCTCTGCGTTATTCGCAGTGGTGCGGTAGAGATCTATCGCCGTAACGGTGATCTTTATAACCGTCTCAGTGAAGGCGATCTGTTTGGCCAGCTGGGCTTGTTGATGAATAACAAAATCCGGCTGCCAGCGCGGGCGCTGGAAGATTCACTGATCTACTTCATTCCTGAAGCTTTGTTTACCGAACTCTGTGATCGTTTTGATGCTTTTGCTTACTTTGTCGAAATGGATGACAACCGTTTGCGTCAGGCGATCTCCAGTAAGCAGGAAAGCAATGACCTGATGGCATCAAAAGTGACCCGACTGATCTCCCGGGATCCGGTTTGTCTCGATGCATCTGCAACTATTCGCCATGCTGCCCAGTACATGACGGCTGAGGGCGTATCTTCCATACTGATTATGCAGGCTGCCGGTAGCAATAGAGAAGATGATGAGCCCGAGCAATCAGTTGTCGGTATTCTTACTGATCGGGATCTGCGAAGCCGGGTCGTCGCACCGGGCCTCGATCTGGATACACCGGTAACTGAAGTGATGACGGCTGAACCGGTCACTCTGGATGAAGATGCATACGCCTTTGAAGCGATGCTGACCATGCTACGTTTCAACCTGCATCATCTGCCGATTCTGGAAAATGGTTGCCCGGTGGGCGTGCTAGCGACTTCAGATATTGTTCGCTATGAATCTCAAAGCAGTCTTTACCTGGTCAGCAATATTATGCGCCAGACCAGTGTCGAAGAACTGGCACAGTTACAGCCTCAAATTAGCGCCTGTTTTGTTCGCATGGTTAATGAAGACGCTAATTCTCATATGATCGGCAGTGCGATGTCGGTAATCGGTCGTTGTTTTAAACAGCGCTTACTGGAACTGGCAGAAGAACAGCTTGGAGCGCCCCCTATACGGTATTGTTTTCTGGCGCTGGGATCGATGGCCCGGGATGAGCAGTTGCTGATGACTGATCAGGACAATGCACTAATTTTGGATAATAGTTTTGATGCAGAAAAACATGGAGCATATTTCGAAGCTCTGGCTAAGTTTGTCAGTGATGGCCTGAATACCTGCGGCTATGTTTACTGCAGTGGCAATATCATGGCGACCAATCCTGAGTGGCGTAAAACCCGTCAGGAATGGGAAGCTATTTTTGCCGACTGGGTCGAAAATCCAGATCCCGAAGCGCTGCTGAACTGTTCAATATTTTTTGATCTGGATGGTGTGTTCGGTAAGACGAAATGGGCTGATCAGCTCAATACTTTTATCGTACGTAAAGCCAAACGTTCGCCACGTTTTCTCGCTAGCCTGGCCCGTAACGCCCTGAGTCGAACGCCGCCACTGGGCTTCTTTAAAGGCTTTGTGATGGAAAAGGATGGTCAGCATCGGAATTCAATCAACCTCAAGCGCCGGGGCACTGCGCCTCTTTCTGATCTGATCAGGGTGCATGCTATGGCGGTAGGCTCCAGGGCCCAGAACTCATTCGAACGGCTCGATGATGTAGTTAAAGCCGGTATTCTGCCGGCCGGACGAGAGAACGACCTGCGTGATGCGATGGAGTTTATTGCGATGGTACGTATTCGCCATCAGGCGCTGGATGTGGAGACTGACCGGGACGTCGATAACAGCGTTGAACCGGAGAATCTGACTGATTTTGAACGCCGTAACCTGAAAGAGGCATTTCAGGTGCTGAGTAATAGTCAGCGCTTTCTGAAATTTCGCTATCCTTATACCCGTAAATAA
- a CDS encoding hybrid-cluster NAD(P)-dependent oxidoreductase, with translation MTNTVPATVGSDSFIPVNTQTWVNGRHNVRCVKVIRETWDVCTFCFMSEQPVMYFFKPGQFVTLELEIEGQQVMRSYTISSSPSVPYSFSITVKLDTNGLVSNWLHTNLNEGDQLAVHGPVGLFNCIDFPARKVLLLSGGVGITPVMSMARWWFDTNADVDISFVHSARTPKDIVFQRELDHMASRISNFSLHLICEKIESGQAWHGYRGYLDQIKLEMIAEDFLEREVFCCGPAPYMNAVKKLLQANGFDMDHYHEESFGEMPVGVEEEAIENAEIAQDEADALTQADMLKVEFAGKGMSVQIAPGETLHTAATKLDLLIPKACGMGICGTCKVLVKEGETEMSHNGGITDEDVEAGYVLSCCSVPKTDVVLDF, from the coding sequence ATGACTAATACCGTCCCTGCTACTGTCGGCTCTGACAGCTTTATCCCGGTAAATACCCAGACCTGGGTTAATGGTCGTCACAACGTCCGTTGTGTAAAAGTGATCCGTGAAACCTGGGATGTGTGTACCTTCTGTTTTATGTCTGAACAGCCGGTGATGTACTTCTTTAAGCCTGGCCAGTTTGTCACCCTTGAACTAGAAATTGAGGGGCAGCAGGTGATGCGCTCTTATACGATTTCCAGTTCACCTTCGGTACCTTATAGTTTCTCTATTACGGTAAAGCTGGATACTAATGGATTGGTTTCAAACTGGTTGCACACGAATTTGAATGAGGGCGATCAGCTGGCGGTTCATGGCCCGGTAGGGCTGTTTAACTGTATCGACTTTCCTGCCCGTAAAGTGCTGCTGTTATCCGGTGGCGTAGGGATTACCCCAGTAATGTCTATGGCACGCTGGTGGTTTGATACCAATGCTGACGTGGATATCTCTTTTGTCCACAGCGCCCGGACACCGAAAGATATTGTTTTCCAGCGCGAACTGGATCATATGGCTTCCCGGATTAGCAACTTTAGCCTGCATCTCATCTGTGAAAAAATTGAGAGTGGTCAGGCATGGCATGGTTATCGTGGTTATCTTGATCAGATCAAGCTGGAAATGATTGCAGAAGATTTCCTCGAACGTGAAGTGTTCTGCTGTGGCCCGGCGCCTTATATGAATGCGGTTAAGAAGTTACTCCAGGCGAATGGTTTTGATATGGATCATTACCACGAGGAATCCTTTGGTGAGATGCCGGTCGGTGTAGAAGAAGAAGCGATAGAGAACGCTGAAATTGCTCAGGATGAGGCTGATGCACTCACCCAGGCTGATATGCTTAAAGTTGAGTTTGCTGGAAAAGGTATGAGCGTTCAGATCGCTCCCGGTGAAACCCTTCATACGGCAGCCACTAAGCTGGATCTTCTCATTCCTAAAGCTTGTGGTATGGGGATCTGTGGTACCTGTAAAGTGCTGGTAAAAGAGGGCGAAACTGAGATGTCTCATAATGGTGGTATCACCGATGAAGACGTTGAAGCGGGTTATGTATTATCCTGCTGCAGTGTGCCAAAAACTGATGTCGTTCTGGATTTTTGA
- a CDS encoding aromatic ring-hydroxylating oxygenase subunit alpha: protein MNQNDLLNSTCATIHEARKEMANLLEERPANYSLAQPLYNDPLMFRIDVEEVFQKEWLFVGMTSEIPARGDYFTVEVAQNPVLVVRDADGSVNAFHNTCRHRGSRICTEHRGKVANLVCPYHQWTYDLKGNLLFAGTEMGDSFETQEHGLKKAFCKTAGGFIFVCLGKEEPEGDFDEFLSTLEEYMEPYDVENTKLAVESNMYEKANWKLVIENNRECYHCAGNHPELLNSLLEWDDTNDPRASQEFKDHCKDQAAAWDAEGIPHEHKSFGPGLRNRIVRMPLKKGTQAMTMDGKAGCNKLLGRIKNPQMGSMRILHLPNSWNHMQSDHFIVFRVLPISAQESLVTTKWFVHKDAVEGVDYDPVQLRKVWDATNEQDRVLGEENQQGINSIGYQPGPYSETFEFGIVNFMEWYSDTIDKNLKSR, encoded by the coding sequence ATGAACCAAAATGACCTACTGAATTCGACCTGTGCCACTATCCATGAGGCACGAAAGGAGATGGCGAACCTCCTTGAGGAGCGTCCGGCCAATTATTCTTTGGCCCAGCCCTTGTATAACGATCCTCTGATGTTCCGGATCGATGTAGAGGAAGTCTTTCAAAAAGAGTGGCTATTCGTTGGCATGACCAGTGAAATTCCAGCCCGTGGCGATTACTTTACTGTTGAAGTTGCACAGAACCCGGTACTGGTCGTACGGGATGCAGACGGCAGCGTTAATGCATTCCACAACACCTGTCGTCACCGTGGCTCGCGTATCTGCACAGAACACCGGGGTAAAGTGGCCAATCTGGTCTGCCCATACCACCAGTGGACTTATGACCTGAAAGGCAACTTGTTATTCGCTGGCACCGAAATGGGTGACAGCTTTGAAACCCAGGAGCATGGGCTGAAAAAAGCCTTCTGTAAAACTGCTGGCGGCTTTATCTTTGTCTGCCTGGGTAAAGAGGAACCTGAAGGTGATTTTGATGAGTTCCTGTCCACCCTTGAAGAGTACATGGAACCTTATGATGTAGAGAACACCAAGCTGGCGGTGGAATCTAACATGTATGAAAAAGCTAACTGGAAGCTGGTAATTGAGAACAACCGCGAATGCTACCACTGTGCTGGCAACCATCCGGAACTACTGAACAGCCTGCTTGAGTGGGATGACACGAACGATCCCCGCGCATCACAGGAGTTCAAAGACCACTGTAAAGATCAGGCGGCAGCATGGGATGCCGAAGGCATACCTCACGAGCACAAGAGTTTTGGCCCCGGCCTTCGCAACCGTATCGTACGCATGCCATTGAAGAAAGGCACTCAGGCAATGACGATGGATGGCAAAGCCGGCTGCAACAAATTGCTGGGACGCATCAAAAATCCACAAATGGGCTCCATGCGTATCCTGCATCTGCCAAATTCGTGGAACCACATGCAGTCTGATCACTTCATTGTCTTCCGGGTATTGCCAATTTCCGCCCAGGAATCATTAGTCACGACTAAATGGTTCGTCCATAAAGATGCGGTTGAAGGTGTTGATTACGATCCGGTACAGCTGCGTAAAGTCTGGGATGCAACCAATGAACAGGATCGCGTTCTCGGCGAAGAAAACCAACAGGGCATCAACTCTATTGGTTACCAGCCAGGTCCGTATTCTGAAACCTTCGAGTTTGGCATCGTAAACTTTATGGAGTGGTACAGCGACACCATTGATAAGAACCTGAAAAGCCGTTAA
- a CDS encoding NAD(P)-binding domain-containing protein gives MTTATLGILGVGHLATYTVTGLRRNDDQRQIVLSPRNAEAAKQLANNSQCTIADNNQAVIESSDIILLAVRPEQLDGLLNDLQMKPGQLVISTIAGITLEQLKQYPALQNATLVRTLPSASAEVCAGPVPLFPANEAAESLLNSIGTVVVLESESLFNTALAHGCLHGWSYHLIQQLIDWSKRQGMDNDTARTMVVESISSAIALAESRPELDYGDIGNSIATPGTYTLKGINQIKANHGLEAWSDAMDTICK, from the coding sequence ATGACAACCGCTACACTGGGTATTTTAGGCGTCGGTCACCTGGCAACGTACACCGTCACCGGCCTTCGTAGAAACGACGACCAACGGCAGATCGTTCTGAGCCCTCGTAACGCAGAAGCTGCTAAACAACTGGCCAATAATAGCCAGTGCACTATTGCCGATAATAACCAGGCGGTGATTGAGAGCAGTGACATCATCCTGCTGGCGGTCAGACCGGAACAGCTGGATGGGTTATTAAATGACTTGCAGATGAAACCAGGTCAACTGGTCATCTCAACAATTGCCGGTATAACCCTGGAACAACTAAAGCAATACCCCGCACTGCAAAACGCCACCTTAGTAAGAACGCTGCCATCTGCCAGTGCCGAAGTTTGTGCCGGACCAGTACCACTGTTCCCAGCCAACGAAGCTGCAGAGAGCCTGCTGAATAGCATCGGTACTGTGGTTGTACTGGAGTCCGAATCACTCTTTAATACCGCACTGGCCCATGGTTGCTTGCACGGCTGGAGCTATCACCTGATTCAACAACTGATTGACTGGAGTAAACGCCAGGGAATGGATAATGACACCGCACGAACGATGGTCGTAGAGTCGATCAGCAGCGCGATTGCACTGGCGGAATCCCGTCCGGAACTAGACTACGGTGATATCGGCAATTCAATTGCGACACCGGGGACATATACCCTCAAAGGGATTAATCAGATCAAAGCAAACCACGGCCTGGAAGCCTGGAGCGACGCGATGGACACTATCTGTAAATAG
- a CDS encoding BCCT family transporter yields MNQKVQNGPKSAEYTSDYKAGQDNVQVLGMDIHNPVFTTSALAILAFIVLALAFPADAKVMLEGARTWSIETFDWLFMVGGNVFVLFCLLMIVLPVGRIRLGGAEAKPDFSRMSWFSMLFAAGMGIGLMFWSVAEPVAYYTDWWGTPLNAVPNTPEAAASAMGATLFHWGLHPWAIYGVVALALAFFTYNKGLPLTIRSAFYPLLGERVWGPVGHVIDIVAVLATIFGLATSLGLGASQAAGGLNYLFGVENSITTQIVIIVVVSAIAIISVTRGLEGGVKLLSNINMLIAAALLLFVIIAGSLSGFFNNLSMTVSSYVTDIVPLSNWVGREDEKFYTGWTVFYWAWWVSWSPFVGMFIARVSRGRTVREFMIAVLLIPTVVSAIWMAAFGAQALDQVQSGTGALASGLSDVSLAMFQMLDNLPLSGITSALAIILVLVFFITSSDSGSLVIDSITAGGKVDSPVPQRVFWAVLQGLIAAVLLYGGGSEALKALQAGAITAGLPFTVILLFMCVSIYKGLKTEV; encoded by the coding sequence ATGAACCAAAAAGTTCAAAACGGCCCTAAGTCAGCTGAGTACACCTCTGACTATAAGGCCGGGCAGGATAATGTTCAGGTGCTGGGAATGGATATTCATAATCCGGTCTTCACCACCAGTGCACTAGCGATCCTGGCCTTTATTGTACTTGCCCTGGCGTTTCCTGCTGACGCTAAAGTGATGCTGGAGGGTGCCCGAACCTGGTCAATTGAAACCTTCGACTGGTTGTTTATGGTGGGCGGTAACGTTTTTGTGTTGTTCTGCCTGCTAATGATAGTGCTGCCGGTCGGTCGGATACGTTTAGGGGGAGCTGAGGCTAAACCTGATTTTAGTCGTATGTCGTGGTTCTCTATGTTGTTTGCTGCGGGTATGGGTATCGGCCTGATGTTCTGGAGTGTTGCAGAACCGGTTGCGTACTATACCGACTGGTGGGGTACTCCGCTGAATGCTGTGCCAAATACGCCTGAAGCTGCTGCTTCAGCGATGGGTGCAACCCTGTTTCACTGGGGATTACATCCCTGGGCGATCTACGGTGTTGTAGCACTGGCACTGGCCTTCTTTACCTACAATAAAGGGCTGCCACTGACAATTCGTTCAGCGTTTTATCCATTGCTGGGTGAGCGAGTCTGGGGACCTGTCGGCCATGTAATTGATATTGTTGCGGTATTGGCAACCATATTTGGTTTAGCGACCTCTCTGGGTTTAGGTGCTTCTCAGGCTGCCGGCGGATTAAATTATCTGTTTGGGGTAGAGAATAGTATCACCACTCAGATCGTTATCATTGTTGTGGTATCAGCAATCGCAATTATCTCCGTTACGCGTGGTCTGGAAGGCGGTGTTAAGCTGCTTAGCAACATTAATATGCTGATCGCAGCGGCCTTATTGTTGTTTGTAATAATTGCGGGCTCTCTGAGTGGATTCTTTAATAATCTGTCAATGACTGTCAGTAGCTATGTGACTGATATTGTTCCTTTGAGTAACTGGGTCGGACGTGAAGATGAGAAGTTCTACACAGGCTGGACAGTATTCTACTGGGCTTGGTGGGTATCCTGGTCGCCATTCGTGGGGATGTTTATCGCACGGGTATCCCGGGGCCGGACAGTACGCGAATTTATGATTGCGGTATTGCTTATCCCTACGGTGGTATCTGCTATCTGGATGGCAGCCTTTGGTGCACAGGCACTTGATCAGGTACAAAGCGGCACTGGCGCTCTGGCTAGCGGTCTGAGTGATGTGTCCCTGGCAATGTTCCAGATGCTGGACAATTTGCCACTGTCAGGTATTACTTCGGCGCTGGCGATTATTCTGGTACTGGTGTTCTTTATCACTTCATCCGACTCGGGTTCTCTGGTAATTGATTCGATTACGGCGGGTGGTAAAGTTGATTCGCCTGTGCCGCAGCGTGTTTTCTGGGCGGTGCTACAGGGATTGATTGCAGCAGTGCTGCTATATGGTGGAGGCTCTGAAGCGCTGAAAGCGTTACAAGCGGGCGCGATTACGGCCGGTCTGCCGTTCACTGTTATCCTGTTGTTTATGTGTGTCAGCATCTACAAAGGGTTGAAAACTGAAGTCTGA